Sequence from the Cucumis sativus cultivar 9930 chromosome 1, Cucumber_9930_V3, whole genome shotgun sequence genome:
AGATTCCTATGtaccaaaaacaaataaataaaaagaacaaagacaattcaacttttagttacaatatttgttatttgtgtttccatcatcaaattttcttatgaATGTAAGAAAATCAGattaattagtatttataTTAACACGAActcttttaaagattttttaatgCAACTCTGATAtgtctttttttagaaaataccTTTTAGTTcataagttttaaaagtatccgtatacattttttattatttaaaactttggacaattacattttaaattaataaaaacctTCAcacctctttctttctttaattactacttttaacttaaaatatgaAGTCAacagttaaaataaaaaaaataaataaagttactTTTAAGACCCTCTAACCCTAAATggtatattttgaaacttaaaagaCAAAACGAACTTGAAAACCATCAAAGAATTATTGTAAGAGTAAGAGAACACATCAAAGAATGAGTTTagaagtaataaaataactacACTCGAAATTTACCGAAGATACATTGGTGGTAACATCGGTAGAACTTAGAAATTTTTCTGTAAAGATTgacataagaaagaaaaaaaaaaaggcacgAAGTCCAAAAATAATGTCCAAAGTTTCATAAGAGGCAGCTATAGAGCCGACAGAAAGGAAGGAATGCAGCTTTTAGAGGCTTTTCATTTCCCAACAAACAAAgctttttgttacatttttcttttcttcttcttcttcttcttcttccttcaaaCATATCCTTTCTTTATGACAAACATTATAACTTTTTCACTCTAAATTAAAGCATTTCCCCCTTCCTAAATAAACCATCATATGCATGGGGGggatgttttttctttttctttttttttgggggggttTAAATAATCATTACCAGATATTGTTCTacattaataaattcaaaattatatttctttgtcAACTTTTAGACAAACATCCAAAACTTATCATTATGGTTATACAAAAAAgtgataaactttattataataataattaatgttatgattttgttttgataaataagtttgtgtaaaacaaaacaaaaaagggtgaaagagaaaaatagagagagaccTCAGGAAGTGTACTGCAGTTTGTAGAGGGCACCCAGTTTTTGGTCTGTTCTTCATACACTGTCCTACCCGACCCTGTtgacaaaaagtaaaacaaaaagaatacaaCTTTACATCTCAACAAACAAATAGAATGTTTAGAACaaccccaaaaaaaaaaaaaaaaaaaaaaaaacaagcctTATCGTCATACGAAAAAGCACAACCGgttaaagaaatgaatttcGTTATTTGTTACCATAAtgattttgtcaaatttaatGAAGAATATCGTATTAAGTCAAATTGTGTAAATGTAACTTTGTAAAGTGTCATATggttgaaaaaaacaaatttttagaattaatgTCGGTCCaactatgtttatttaatgatagtaataataaaaagttaacaacaaaacttattaagaaattaattccAAAGTTTAAGTACTCTAGACTGATTTTAGTAAGGTAAAAACGTTATTAGATTTGTAGTAGTATGGAGGTTTTGATACCTGAATCTTTCCTTTCAAGGACATCGAGGTCACGAGTCGAGTGGTCGGCAGTAGTAATGGCTGAAGATTCCATTTGTCGACGACGTTTCTGTCGTTCTCTAGCTTTATGGTTTTGAAACCAATAGAACACATTCTTACCTTCAATCTTACCATACCGACGAAGCTGGGAAGTAATATGTTGAATTTGATCAGCCGACGGGGTTCGAGTTCCTCGCCGATACAATTCCTCCAAAACTCTCAACTGTTCGGGCGTTGGATTCCACCGGGAGCTCACCACCACAGGCGGCGAGGAAGATGGTGAAAGCACATTGTTCAACTCTCTCTTACTTTGATCAGCCACCGACGTCGctgcaaacaaacaaacaaacacttGCTCAACtgaaacaaaactaaaaaaaaaaaaggaaaaagaaaaacaacagtGGAGTGGATAAGTAGATAAGCAGGTAAGTCGGTAAGTAGGTAAGTACCCATGTGATgaaattgggagaagaaatcGTTGgtatgagaagaagaagaagaagaagagagagggCGAGGAATGAGAGGTCTAAGTTTGCGAGAATTGAAAGAGTTATCAGAAGGGAAGTTCAAATCTTGAGCGTCATTGTAACCCATCATCCACATGATTTATGATTGTGAAGTGTTATGGAAtgttaagaaatataaaatggaaAGGGAAAGCGTGGAGAGAAAAAGCAAAAGGAAGAAAGGGGGCGTGGAATTCTGGGTTtgggttttgggtttttttgtttatttatttttttggtattgTGCGTTTTGGGGAGTAGTGAATGTAAAACGACGTGACGATCATGAGGGTTATCATAAGCCtcatcacacacacacacacacacacatacacaaaaataagttttttctttttgaaaaagaaagaattttatttatttacttatttattttttgttttggggtTTAGGGTTGGTGTCATTAATTGTGATATACTAATGTCTCGTGGCTTTCAATCTTATTCTAAATCCAAACTgcccctcttcttcttctctctctttcttaattcttaccattttcctttgtctctattaattctctctttcatattttttcttcttttttcttttctttttgtgtacGATTCTATTCCCCTTTTTACCCTCTTCCATCGTCTTCTTTTCCATTCTGCCCTTCTACTTCTCTCCTTCTCAATCACAACAATTCCCCCTCCCTCTCTCTATTTGGAAATATCATGTGTGGATGTAATATTTACATATGTATACAAAGAATGCATGGATTATTAGGCTCATCGTGGTCGTGACAAAATCATACGtttatttaatatgatatcaagggctaaataatatttacattttcctCTTTCGAAAAGTTGGTGGGGAGGAGAAGTTGTGGAAGGAAGATATATTGAAGCCAAGAgataaaagaggaagaaaagatCCACACCGATggaatgttttttaatttatgaccAAAATACGAGGGTTTTGTTGTCCGATCAATGAATCAAGGTCCAAAAGTTGGTATGCTTTAGTATGGGTTTGGTGGCAATGCCCTTGAAATGTAAAttgaattcattttctttgcgtgtttattttgtttacgATAAAAAATTGTAAGGTTTAAAGAAATGtgttatatcaatttaattttagccCTATGGTTTAGAGGTGTCATTGCTTtgtgttttgaatatttggcTTCCGGGATGTAGCTAactcattattattacataaatatatgtgTTGATTCTCTATCTTTTCACACACTTTctaggttttttatttttcaattccaCAACAAATTGACAAGTCTCCAATATATTTGCACATTGGTATGTGATATTATTCACTTTAGGCATAACCCTCGTCATCttgtttttagtttcatcCAAAATGTCTTGTATCATtgaagattatttttttcccatATTTAACTAATATGTGACTTTGATCCCATTCAAATACATACATCAAAATCTCTAGTAAGACTATGCACATTATTCTAAAGATACGAAGACATGCATCAATGGCCTTCACATCCAAACAATCTTCTATTCTTCGTCATCTCCACATCTAACCCtaaatctatttttctctaattaaagttataaaaaaaaactttcctttattaaaattcaacaCATTACAACTACGTAAAGAACCTAACCGAGAAAGGAAACAACATCAAACCATGCACACATCTAAGAGGAAATTAAACTACATATCCGATCgaggacaaaaaaaaaaaccgttTAATACTATCAACCACAACGGCATTGAGACAACTCGTCAAATCA
This genomic interval carries:
- the LOC101209268 gene encoding WUSCHEL-related homeobox 1, with product MWMMGYNDAQDLNFPSDNSFNSRKLRPLIPRPLSSSSSSSHTNDFFSQFHHMATSVADQSKRELNNVLSPSSSPPVVVSSRWNPTPEQLRVLEELYRRGTRTPSADQIQHITSQLRRYGKIEGKNVFYWFQNHKARERQKRRRQMESSAITTADHSTRDLDVLERKDSGSGRTVYEEQTKNWVPSTNCSTLPEESVPIQGAAKGNVMGATDCRTENGWIQFEELHQIRNNNTNTNNFAEKDTNNIIINNNNNNINSPPSLQLLHCFPATAALRGGSQLMMNIAPITTTATVTTIMHPKCHRRSNINVISGNFDVIGVEEELEDEEEEEEEEAECGESETLQLFPLCSDRRNGGEIVGGKNNNGCETVENSGMNSTNLTPLQFFEFLPLKN